TTGTCATGTAGAAAGATGAGAACATGTCAGGCGTATTACCATCTCAACTAGACCAGTATGATAATATACCTTTTTGATTACTTCCTTGTTGGCTGTGGCATTTGCATTATTCCCTAAACTACGATTTCTGCGATAGACAGTGTTGAATGATGTCGTGTTGACTTGCGATCATATCACTGTAGTATGAGATTCAGATTACGTGGAAGTTGAATGGCCCCTAGCATAATGATAAGAGACATTTTTTTCCTTATGAAGTCTGCAGTTCGACGTATTCCTATGCACGTAAGTGGTGTGTTGTAatcaccatggtaaccatgTTAAGACAATGACATAGTATTTCCTGCATTTGAGTCATATAGTTTGCGTTTTCATTGAAAACGGAAGATGCTTATTCCTACAAAAAGCGTGGACTTATACCCATTGTTCTTTGTCACGCATGGATCTCGCACACAGAGGGGCTACCTTGAATAGCCTTGGAAGTTGATAGGACATTCAAAATTGCTAATGCAAACATTGTCCGTTCATTTTGAGTTAGAAAGGGTTAGAAAGCTTTTTCAGTCTTGCTTTCCATATTCTCTTGATTTTAGTAGTTTTGACACATTATTGATTTTGAGTAATGCATTCTAAAAAGTTGAagctatacatatataaactacGGTTTGGCTTTTATGTGATATACCACCACCAAATCTTACCTTTGTCATAGTTATATTATTGATGACATCTGCTGTAGGTGTCCCCAAAATATTGGTGAAGTTCTGGAGCAGTATCCATTCCATTTTGTTTACCTCTGCCGCGGAAAACGAGCTCAAGTCGATACACGGTACAAAAAGTTCTAactgatatctataataaatacAGCAGAATGCATTTCAGAAACTAGTACGTTCGTTAGCAGAATATTATTAAAGCCAGTAAAATAGACGAAAGGGAAACAAAACCAGTGTATTGGAAAACAAATGATGGGTATTTCAGATAAAGCTTAACCCATTATGATATTGgagagaaaatatataaaagctGAATGATAAACCCATGAAAATATACTTGTACTCAAATGTCAAAAATCAGCAGCATCTTTTATAACGCGATATTTCTAATATTTCACAAAAGATTAACCTCAGCAGGActctgtgttacctgtctggTAATTTCTGATCCCGAGAACAATGCGACAGGTTTCCCTCGGTAGACCAAACACATTTCTTCATTTTGTTACAGTCAGCAGCATCAAGTCTGCCAAGAGATTGTAGTCGTTGGTTATTTATAAGCTAGATATTTTgaacaacaacaaacatttgtGAGTTTCCTTATCTATACCAACTATCACATCTAGTTATTAATTATGTCGGAAGGTGTAGACGAAagtgtgttacattgtatacacatataGTGTTAAACCAGTGTAGACTGCTTGTATCGGAGTTTTACAGTGTAAACATTGTATCTTGTATGACATATTCCTGTTTCTATAGTTCCTTATAACTGAACACAATGTAAAATGTACCTAGTACCACAGTCCAGCGTGCAGTTACTGTGGAATTTCTCCTGGAAGAAGACTTGTTTTGGAACGTGTTTTACGTTGTCCTGGACAATGCCAAATCCCCCAAGCTTCCAGAGATCTCGCATGAGTTTCTCCGTTTCATTTAGGCTAATGATGCCTTCCTTTGTCTTCTCAGCATCAAATTGGACGTAGttctgttttaaatatatacatgtgacaCTAACATTGCTAACAGTTATCACATTTGATTCAAGGGATCGGGGTTTGTGTTATATTCTATACCATTTTACATATACTGGATATTTCTATAAGAATAAAGTAACAACATTTATCACTGAAATGCGAAGTACTTTAGCTTATTTAGTTTTATTGCGTTAGGGATATTGACGAAATACGCTCCTTCAATAAAAGAATATTATCAAATGTTTTAGATGATTGTGTTAACATTTTCCTtttcaatatgttgtttggaGACATGATATGTACTAGTGTCCTGTTTACATTTCGAATTATATACTATTTCTTTATGCGATTTGAAGTCAGACTTGATTTGTGCTTCTTGATGCCCCATTCTCATTGTCACTTAACCTTGATTTGACATATACTTGTATGACAGGTgacgtcgatgaagcagaagacgcttactatTCCAGTGTATCTGGTCTTATTCTCTTTGTACTTATTCATTACTCTCTAtgcaaatgtattttttgttcattttttgcCCTCGGTTTTGCACCAATATATATTAAgttaataaaacaaatcaaaagcAGGAACCATAGcatcaaattattttcttctgtgtTAAATATATGTAGAGGAAGAAATAGTATAATTCAATAGTCTATTTGAATGTGATATATCAGATTTTTATTAAGcaattacaatatacaaaccTGCAAAAATCTAAAGTTTAAAACAGAAATGGCATCCAGTGGGAACACGTCTTGAATAAGTCTGGTGATGTTTTTCGCAATAAACTTTCGGATTTTAAGATTTCCTGTGTCAGTGAAATTCATCAGTTCGTACGTCAACGTTACTTCAAGTCTTCAATAAAAGACAATACAGTGAACATTTAATATTCTTCCATATCTTTCATTCTTGAAGCTGAATTAGCgtattttcaatatcaattgtATACAATGATGGAACAAAACGTTCTCTGTGTCGTTTAGaagaacacctgatgtagaaTTATTGATGATTGTCAGCCAAAGTAGTTAGCGTGAAATGAAAACGGGtcagaaaatattttgtaaacgtACAGGTACCTCAGCACCCGGTACTTGTTTCAGTACAGAAACTCTAAATTATCAAACACATTTCAAGCTTAGCctaatgatttcaatttcttaaTTATCAATTTTCCACTTCTAGATAGCAACATCCCTGCTTCCTTTGGTGAAGACCACGAAAAATGTTATGGTCGACATTATGATATCATTTGCGACGAAGCAGAATGTGCTTAACCTTTAAGAAGACATTGTCTCATTCAACCTGTTCATGGGACTTCATGCATATTTTACCGTCGTTTAAATAGATTTGAGTAAATAATGGTTTTGTTGTAAAATCAGTATTCTTCGTTGTTTTTCAAAACCtctaaattgataaaataagcAAAATGTGAACAAACTGAacaaattgtatatacactgtatagacAAAAAGTACAGGGAAAATAAATAGATCAGGTGCTCCTGAAGGCCaaactatatacaatacatgtacaatgacattatgaagacTTATTCATCATTATATATCCCCCTTAACATATACACTTTAAATGCCCGCTctttaaaaagtgtttttccTAAACAGTAGTGCGGATACTCACTGTGAAAAGTTACCTAATCCCTCCACAGTTAAATAGGTATTGTTTATATCTATTTGCAGTCCTCCATTGGCTACCAAGCTGTCCAGATCCTCCACCATGCGTGAAAGAGGTGGACTGAGCATCGACCTTTGAACTGTGAACACCAAGCTGCTGGGGTATACCTGTAAATTAGAGATGTAACATACAGAAAGATAAAATATTGTcagggggccgcgatagctcagtctgtGTGACCGCCGGCCACGTAACATCGAGTGAAAGTCTGGGGTGTGTGGTTCAATGCTCCCTATCCGTGTCGGTAtatgtttctcaggaagctgaaaAACGGACCAGTCTATGTTATCATtgttgtgtccttggacaacACTCTTTACCCTAAATACTCTGGATGtcatgcgacgggcctcctgTATATAGTTCAGTtaagtagtcaccaactattACAATGCCCCGActcaaaatgatcctgattGTTCACGGGGCCATAAACCAAGaaaacacacatgtaatatcttcattatgtatacatgtatttgctaTTTTAATCATGCTAGAGAGATTGGACAAACAGATAATGacacttttatatataaatttagtaATAGTCTATGCTGAATTACTAATACAAATAGTGAATTCAGTTTAGCTACATATAGTGAGGTCAGCATCTTTAATGTTTCTTAGTACCTCCCGGAACACCATTTCTGTATCTACCATTTGTACAGTGTCAAAGTTGTGTTCCGAATAAAAAGCAGAACGTGAGCAGCCATTGATGGAGGTCTGTGATTTGTCACCGGGCCGAGAATCTGGCTGATTTACTACACAAagctgtatcatacaactgtttcgtccttctttgAACCAAAATTGTGGGCATATAAAAGGGGTGTTAGGAGAGTCAAAAGTGGCGAAAACCAAAAGTGGTTTGAAGCAAAACAAGTAGGACAAATAGTGACAATTGAACGTCTCTTTTAAATATTGTAACGAATAGcagtaaacatgtatatcacagGCACTCCCTATACGTCATAAACAATGACACGgacatgtatattaaatgtataaGTTCGTGGTAGAGCAAATGAGATCTTTTTTCATCAAATTGTCATCTTTTCTTCAAATGGGTACACCTATTGCTGATTAACATGTCTTTAATATTAAGATAACAGTCACAGTTAAAaataacagaaaacaaaacagctTTCTAGGAGAGGTGTCCTCACCTTGCCGACTCCGAAGCTGTGGACGTTTTTGGAGCTGATGTTGGGACACATGTTTAAGGCATACTCCACACTTTGTCTGAGGGAAGCAACGAGATCCTCTCTTTCCAGGGCTGATCGGCGAGGTAGAATATCGCACGGTATTAACACTGCCATCTCATATCTACAGATCAGCATTTATCGAAATTGTGAAAAAGTGAAGtgaataaatatgaataaatacatGAATAAACTTCCAGTTTACAACTGTAACAAGACAATTTCGCAAAAACAACGtcctaaacaaaaacaaaccaaacaaaaatgaTCGCTTATTGGGTAGAAAGTTACATATCATATGATAGATGATCCATATCGTTATATCTCGGCACCACAGCATTACTATTACAAAATTGGTTTGTAAGACGTACGCTGGGTCCTGTTATTTGAATATAAAGTAGTTAAAAAGTGGAGTGTTACTGCCCAGTAGcgatacagacaacacacaacgTTACGCTTTTTAATACCTCATACAGGATTTTTCGAAACGAGCTGTGCTAATCTTACCAAGATAAGCTTTTTTATAACTGATGAAACACAAAATCTTTAGTCCTATTACATGAATTGAGTGAAGTATTGCATAATATTACAAGTAATTAGAATAGTTACCTTTCAGGTAGTAAAGCATCTGCCGTACATTGTCCAAGCTGTTGTGACCAACTACAGGTAGGCAACCAGTTACACACACTGCGGGTTAGACTGAAAAATACGGCACAAAAACATCCGGGAAAACAAGTTACACTTTGATTTAGACTTACATATGCAAGTAATATAGAACAAAAAACATCCGGGGAAACAAGTTACACTGTTAGAGTGACATACATTTGTTcatgtatacaggtacatgtaacatGGGACATAAAAACCTATAGGAAAACAAGTTACACTGTGTGTTTGACTGACATGTATAAGTGATATAGAACACAAAAATGACAACCATTTTAATTCACCATCTGTATCTTAGCAACCCagttacacacatacactattAATAAGATTCACAATAACGACATATTTTACAAATCTTTTGGCTACAGTTTTGAATTGCGCAATTTAATTTTTGCGTTCATCCGGACATTGATAATACGTATCACGTGATTGCCATGTGATACTGATGCAGCGAACGGACAGTAAACACCTACTTTTGATGGCAAGACCTTGGGCATATTTGGTAGAAACTGCCTTGGTAGTACAGATTATCGACAGGATATTGTCGTCCACCCAGGGTTATCCAAACTCGCCCTTCCTCAACATCTCTGCGAATCTGGTCATAGTAAAGCtccaggtcaaggtcactgtctGCAGATTGCCAGACCATGAAGGGAGATAAATCTGGAAACAGGCCAAATAAATCAGCGCTGCTAACAAACCAGACGGTCTGTAGAATGACAGGATGCAGTGggtatatttacatatctaagaAAACAATAATTCATAAGCAATAAGATTATGATAATTGTATGGACAATTGAGGGGATGGCTGTGACAGTGGCTGCAGGAGATACTATGAAAACGGTGAATGTACAGTGTTCACGAAAACAGTTACACGATAGACAAATAATCTATGAGAGGCTAAGGAATATACAGTACCAACTAAGAAGGAGGAGAGTACATGGAGACACGGatagtataataattatacacgGACTGTGATAGATATTTGATGGGAGATTGGTGACCGCCGATTGCTGGATAGCAGTGGCGACAGCACGATGCTGTTGGATTTCGAAAGACTATGAAGGAAACATTATCTTGGAACAAGCAAGGTGTACTTGTACAACAACGTCAAAATATCGAATGGGATAGCTAGAAAAGGCAGAATACGTTATCTAAAATCTTCAAGATATTGATGGAGATATACCTCTGGAAACGTGGGACAGTTCACTGAGGGAGCACTCTTAGTCGATAAAAAACTGTCTACAGAGGGAGACACTACCACCATAATCAAACATAATGAAGATGCAGGCAAACACATTTTCATGAGACTTTAAGATTATACATTAAAGACGTATCTAGACAAAGGGATTCTAAACTCTTCGAGAATAAACCAGGTAACgggaaaacaaaacacagagTCAAGCATATGGTGCTTACGAAGAAACGATAAtaagtactttttttgtacgtCACGTGATTATATACCTGGTGGGGGTTTATGTCCGTGAGAGTCTGTGTAATTGCAGGAATGAAATATCGGTCCACCAATGCTCGGACAGCATATTCGATGTCTTCCCTTGCTGTCAGTGGGCTGTTCAGGAAGAGTCTATCAAAGTCCAGACTGGACACTGTCAGGACCACCTGTAGACTGAACAGAACGATCGCTGAATTACTGCAGTAAAAATTATCTCCCGTTATCAGCTGTATCTCTATGTCAACATAAATCAGTAACTAATGGGATCGTTATTtcaatcatatatatacttattacaTTGCCAtgtaaatactgtatgtctttgcggtaattagggatatttcgggtcgaattaaggGCTTGataactttggtttatcttgagagtaaaactgtcAATTGATGTAAAGATTTTAACTTTTACTActttgaaaaatacatattttccagtaagtttaattttgacgacttaaaactttattcaaacgaaggatgCCCCTTTAACCAATTGATCTAACCTGGGGAGAGTTTTACTCCGTGTTTACACATACTTGGTGAAATGTCGTTTCCTTCTCGGTTTGCTGTATCCGACGTACTTCTGTATTCCTACATCTACAGTCAAACT
Above is a window of Pecten maximus chromosome 7, xPecMax1.1, whole genome shotgun sequence DNA encoding:
- the LOC117331134 gene encoding uncharacterized protein LOC117331134, with the translated sequence MGLYSKLSLSDQAQVVTEVKLNVKKILHTFSDKATFDFHYGQDNMTIGAKVSFTLQGTIKDPPISNSLQFLTDALESLTVDVGIQKYVGYSKPRRKRHFTNLQVVLTVSSLDFDRLFLNSPLTAREDIEYAVRALVDRYFIPAITQTLTDINPHQIMFPS
- the LOC117330307 gene encoding uncharacterized protein LOC117330307, giving the protein MVWQSADSDLDLELYYDQIRRDVEEGRVWITLGGRQYPVDNLYYQGSFYQICPRSCHQNLTRSVCNWLPTCSWSQQLGQCTADALLPERYEMAVLIPCDILPRRSALEREDLVASLRQSVEYALNMCPNISSKNVHSFGVGKVYPSSLVFTVQRSMLSPPLSRMVEDLDSLVANGGLQIDINNTYLTVEGLGNFSQLEVTLTYELMNFTDTGNLKIRKFIAKNITRLIQDVFPLDAISVLNFRFLQNYVQFDAEKTKEGIISLNETEKLMRDLWKLGGFGIVQDNVKHVPKQVFFQEKFHSNCTLDCGTRLDAADCNKMKKCVWSTEGNLSHCSRDQKLPDRYQLELFVPCIDLSSFSAAEVNKMEWILLQNFTNILGTPTADVINNITMTKTGVLVDLQASVQLPYLQRYAAILSRQTDYRTGIKFGISQRFSVRNRLDYTNVHVKLTFHSIDFELLKIKYSYDDLTAKIVQSLNDVLLGVLVQSMEVVTIHREVVEFTLQKRRESIVNMDDQIHILSNAVTKGQFSLNIPFVRPVVASSIFITGSFRQLCPDKYPVLTTTTVVNVPITVSVANMTPTQPVTTTLPLSRPSVILIYNRSEVEPSWLQRQMDSYGLGACLVEIRQCPACMTGFSRNTCSFHHTYLPPLTTSTPDVTTLHRSHALPIPKDDYRIGPVAATAMAVGGFFVLALLMWAIQSLHEAMKKEKASNSEIKIDSASNSPAGRGIEELPVDY